One window from the genome of Streptomyces sp. NBC_00287 encodes:
- a CDS encoding universal stress protein, with protein sequence MSGPVVVGVDGSESSLTAVEVAAREAALRGVGLRLVHAFGWPSLHVPPRVPPWTPASAGVRELIDGTLAEAERRARTAAPHVAMEREVVVGEPVMVLELETRTASLAVVGSRGLSRFGSLLLGSTAAHMAAHAGCPVLVVRGRPEPAGPVLLAVDGSPQAEPAVEFAFTQASLHGTDLVALHAWNTHTERVYEAPGDPPFVTYDEDRLRDEEERVLAEALGGLREKYPDVEVERRLVRGRIRHTLIEASAEAGLVVVGARGRGGFTGLLLGSVSQAVLHHAHCPVAVVRAGGQ encoded by the coding sequence ATGAGCGGTCCTGTCGTCGTGGGTGTGGACGGATCGGAGTCGAGCCTGACCGCCGTGGAGGTCGCCGCGCGCGAGGCCGCCCTGCGCGGTGTGGGGCTCCGGCTGGTGCACGCCTTCGGGTGGCCGTCGCTCCATGTGCCGCCCCGGGTGCCGCCCTGGACTCCGGCGAGCGCCGGAGTGCGTGAGCTGATCGACGGCACGCTCGCCGAGGCGGAACGGCGTGCCCGCACGGCCGCACCCCACGTGGCGATGGAACGCGAGGTCGTCGTCGGCGAGCCGGTGATGGTGCTGGAACTGGAGACCCGGACGGCGTCCCTGGCCGTCGTCGGCAGCCGGGGCCTGAGCCGCTTCGGCAGCCTGCTGCTCGGCTCCACCGCCGCGCACATGGCCGCCCACGCCGGCTGTCCCGTCCTGGTCGTGCGCGGCCGGCCGGAACCCGCCGGCCCGGTCCTGCTGGCCGTGGACGGCTCGCCGCAAGCCGAGCCGGCGGTCGAGTTCGCCTTCACGCAGGCCTCCCTGCACGGCACCGACCTGGTGGCCCTGCATGCCTGGAACACCCACACCGAACGGGTCTACGAGGCCCCGGGCGACCCGCCTTTCGTGACGTACGACGAGGACCGGCTGCGCGACGAGGAGGAGCGGGTGCTCGCCGAGGCGCTCGGCGGGCTGCGCGAGAAGTACCCGGACGTCGAGGTAGAGCGCCGGCTCGTGCGCGGCCGGATCCGCCACACGCTGATCGAGGCCAGCGCCGAGGCCGGTCTCGTGGTGGTCGGGGCGCGTGGCCGGGGCGGCTTCACCGGGCTGCTGCTCGGCTCGGTCAGCCAGGCCGTGCTGCACCACGCCCACTGCCCGGTCGCGGTCGTACGCGCCGGTGGCCAGTGA
- a CDS encoding phosphoketolase family protein: MSEVEHPNSTVLTDDELRTLDAHWRAANYLAAGQIYLLANPLLREPLSAEHLKPRLLGHWGTSPGLNLVYTHLNRVIKARGLDALCVWGPGHGGPSVVANSWLEGSYSDTYPDVGRDAEGMRRLFRQFSFPGGVPSHVAPETPGSIHEGGELGYALSHAYGAAFDSPGLVVACVIGDGEAETGPLAASWHSNKFLDPVHDGAVLPILHLNGYKIANPTVLARLPEPELDELLRGYGHDPLYVSGDDPAAVHRAMAQAFDTALDRIAGIQRGAREEGVTERSRWPVIVLRTPKGWTGPAEVDGVPVEGTWRAHQVPLAGVRENPEHLRQLEQWLRSYRPEELFDADGRPVPDVLAPLPEGDRRLGATPRANGGLLVRELPIASLDRFAVPVDKPGTTLHEPTRVLGDLLAQVMKDTADRRDFRIVGPDETASNRLQAVFDGSGKAWQAEILPVDEHLDRHGRVLEILSEHTCQGWLEGYLLTGRHGLFSCYEAFVHIVDSMVNQHIKWLKTSRELPWRAPIASLNYLLTSHVWRQDHNGFSHQDPGFVDHVLNKSPQVVRVYLPPDANTLLSVADHALRSRDYVNVVVAGKQPCFDWLSMDAARAHCARGAGIWDWAGSENGSEPDVVLACAGDVPTQEVLAAAQLLRRHLPQLAVRVVNVVDIARLMPREEHPHGMTDFEYDGLFTADKPVIFAYHGYPWLIHRLAYRRNGHRHLHVRGYKESGTTTTPFDMVVRNDLDRYRLVMDVIDRVPGLAVRAAAVRQEMADARTRHHVWIREHGTDLPEIAEWSWGS; the protein is encoded by the coding sequence GTGTCCGAGGTCGAACACCCGAACAGCACCGTACTGACCGACGACGAGCTGCGCACCCTGGACGCCCACTGGCGCGCGGCCAACTATCTGGCCGCCGGACAGATCTACCTGCTCGCCAATCCGCTGCTGCGCGAGCCGCTCAGCGCCGAGCACCTCAAGCCGCGGCTGCTGGGCCACTGGGGCACCTCGCCCGGCCTGAACCTCGTGTACACCCACCTGAACCGGGTGATCAAGGCGCGGGGGCTCGACGCGCTGTGCGTGTGGGGCCCCGGGCACGGCGGTCCTTCCGTGGTCGCCAACTCCTGGCTGGAGGGCAGCTACAGCGATACGTACCCGGACGTCGGCCGGGACGCGGAGGGCATGCGGCGGCTGTTCAGGCAGTTCTCCTTCCCCGGCGGGGTGCCCAGCCATGTGGCGCCGGAGACGCCGGGGTCGATCCATGAGGGCGGTGAGCTGGGCTACGCGCTCTCCCATGCCTACGGTGCCGCCTTCGACAGTCCCGGCCTGGTCGTCGCCTGCGTCATCGGCGACGGCGAGGCGGAGACCGGGCCGCTGGCCGCCTCCTGGCACTCCAACAAGTTCCTCGACCCGGTCCACGACGGCGCCGTCCTGCCGATCCTGCACCTCAACGGCTACAAGATCGCCAACCCGACCGTGCTGGCCCGGCTGCCCGAGCCGGAACTCGACGAGCTGCTGCGCGGCTACGGCCACGATCCGCTGTACGTCTCCGGCGACGACCCGGCCGCCGTCCACCGAGCCATGGCCCAGGCCTTCGACACCGCGCTGGACCGTATCGCCGGGATCCAGCGCGGCGCCCGTGAGGAAGGGGTGACCGAGCGGTCGAGGTGGCCGGTCATCGTGCTGCGCACGCCCAAGGGCTGGACCGGCCCCGCCGAGGTCGACGGTGTCCCCGTCGAGGGCACCTGGCGCGCCCACCAGGTCCCGCTCGCCGGTGTCCGCGAGAACCCCGAGCACCTGCGGCAGCTGGAGCAGTGGCTGCGCTCGTACCGGCCCGAAGAACTGTTCGACGCCGACGGCAGGCCCGTCCCGGACGTCCTGGCCCCTCTGCCGGAGGGCGACCGCCGTCTGGGCGCCACCCCGCGCGCCAACGGCGGCCTGCTCGTACGCGAGCTGCCGATCGCCTCTCTCGACCGGTTCGCCGTACCCGTCGACAAACCCGGCACCACCCTGCACGAGCCGACCCGGGTCCTCGGCGACCTCCTCGCCCAGGTCATGAAGGACACCGCGGACCGCCGGGACTTCCGCATCGTCGGACCCGACGAGACCGCCTCCAACCGGCTCCAGGCCGTCTTCGACGGCAGCGGCAAGGCCTGGCAGGCCGAGATCCTGCCCGTCGACGAACACCTCGACCGGCACGGCCGGGTGCTGGAGATCCTCTCCGAACACACCTGCCAGGGCTGGCTGGAGGGCTATCTGCTCACCGGCCGGCACGGGCTGTTCTCCTGCTACGAGGCGTTCGTGCACATCGTCGACTCGATGGTCAACCAGCACATCAAGTGGCTCAAGACATCAAGGGAGTTGCCGTGGCGCGCGCCCATCGCCTCCCTCAACTACCTGCTCACCTCGCACGTGTGGCGCCAGGACCACAACGGCTTCTCCCACCAGGACCCCGGCTTCGTCGACCACGTCCTCAACAAGAGCCCCCAGGTCGTACGGGTCTACCTCCCGCCGGACGCCAACACCCTGCTGTCCGTGGCCGATCACGCGCTGCGCAGCCGCGACTACGTCAATGTCGTCGTGGCCGGGAAACAGCCCTGCTTCGACTGGCTCTCCATGGACGCGGCCCGCGCGCACTGCGCCCGAGGCGCCGGTATCTGGGACTGGGCGGGCAGCGAGAACGGCAGCGAGCCGGACGTGGTCCTGGCCTGCGCCGGCGATGTACCCACCCAAGAGGTGCTGGCCGCCGCCCAGTTGCTCCGCCGCCATCTGCCCCAGCTCGCCGTCCGCGTGGTCAACGTCGTCGACATCGCCCGCCTGATGCCCCGCGAGGAACACCCGCACGGCATGACCGACTTCGAGTACGACGGCCTGTTCACCGCCGACAAGCCGGTGATCTTCGCCTACCACGGCTACCCCTGGCTGATCCACCGCCTCGCCTACCGCCGCAACGGCCACCGCCACCTGCACGTACGCGGCTACAAGGAGTCCGGCACCACGACCACACCCTTCGACATGGTCGTTCGCAACGACCTCGACCGCTACCGCCTGGTCATGGACGTCATCGACCGCGTCCCCGGACTCGCGGTGCGCGCGGCGGCCGTACGCCAGGAAATGGCCGACGCACGTACCCGCCACCACGTCTGGATCCGCGAGCACGGCACCGATCTGCCGGAGATCGCGGAGTGGAGCTGGGGCTCCTGA
- a CDS encoding glycoside hydrolase family 65 protein, which translates to MTAGWTWEYEGYEPADERLRESLCTLGNGYFATRGAFPECTADDIHYPGTYVAGCYNRLTSDVAGRQVENEDMVNLPNWLPLRFRLRGGPWLTPDTATLLEHRLELLLASGMLLRHTRYDLGKGRVLTVRQQRIVHMADPHLAALRTEFTAEGFSGELEVEASLDGGVTNSGVPRYRDLDGHHLIHVHAGTATPDTVWLRCRTRTSDLRIGMAARLTSDALVTVRNKSRRTTQHTLLTLTEGGTCTVDKIVALHTSRDPAISDPLYAAVDRVGRAPGFDDLLTSHFTSWDQLWRRAALEVAGEPGHVLRLHLFHLLQTLSPHTADLDVGVPARGLHGEAYRGHVFWDELFVLPFLNLHFPEVSRALLRYRHRRLEQACTSALAAGRRGALYPWQSGSDGREETQQLHLNPRSGRWLPDNSRLQFHVGSAIAYNVWQYCEASGDMEFLHTKGAEMLLQIARFWADAAVWDDSLRRHRIKGVVGPDEYHDAYPDATMPGLDDNAYTNVTAAWVLSRALELIAALPEPRRRELAERTGLDGSELEQWEEVSRTLHVPFHAGVISQFDGYGELAELPWKDYRHRYGDIRRLDRILEAEGDTVNRYQASKQADVLMLGYLFAPAELRGLFHRLGLTLDDDIWHRTVDYYLHRTSHGSTLSGLVHGWVLARARRAEAWKFCQEALQGDIADVQGGTTGEGIHLGAMAGTLDLIQRGLTGLETRDGALWLDPVPLPELSSYGFAVRYQGNWGVRLHLERRELDIAVPSSDVSPIEVRLTDRTVVIEPGESTRLELPD; encoded by the coding sequence GGCGGGATGGACCTGGGAGTACGAGGGCTACGAGCCCGCGGACGAACGGCTGCGCGAGTCCCTGTGCACCCTGGGCAACGGCTACTTCGCCACCCGAGGCGCATTCCCGGAGTGCACGGCCGACGACATCCACTACCCGGGTACCTACGTCGCGGGCTGCTACAACCGGCTCACCTCCGACGTGGCCGGGCGGCAGGTCGAGAACGAGGACATGGTCAACCTCCCGAACTGGCTGCCGCTGCGCTTCCGCCTGCGCGGCGGGCCATGGCTCACGCCCGACACCGCCACGCTGCTGGAGCACCGTCTGGAACTGCTCCTGGCCTCCGGGATGCTGCTGCGGCACACCCGCTACGACCTCGGCAAGGGACGCGTCCTGACGGTGCGCCAGCAGCGCATCGTGCACATGGCGGACCCTCATCTGGCCGCGCTGCGCACCGAGTTCACCGCCGAGGGCTTCTCCGGCGAGCTGGAGGTCGAGGCGTCCCTCGACGGCGGCGTCACCAACTCCGGCGTGCCGCGCTACCGCGACCTGGACGGCCACCACCTGATCCACGTCCACGCGGGCACCGCCACCCCGGACACCGTCTGGCTGCGCTGCCGTACCCGCACCTCCGACCTCCGCATCGGCATGGCCGCCCGGCTGACCTCCGACGCGCTGGTCACCGTCCGCAACAAGAGCCGGCGCACCACCCAGCACACCCTCCTGACGCTGACCGAAGGCGGTACCTGCACCGTCGACAAGATCGTCGCCCTGCACACCTCGCGCGACCCCGCCATCAGCGATCCGCTGTACGCCGCCGTCGACCGGGTCGGCCGCGCGCCCGGCTTCGACGACCTGCTGACCTCACACTTCACGTCCTGGGACCAGCTCTGGCGCCGGGCCGCCCTCGAAGTCGCCGGGGAACCGGGCCACGTCCTGCGCCTGCACCTGTTCCATCTCCTGCAGACACTCTCCCCGCACACCGCCGACCTCGACGTCGGCGTACCCGCCCGGGGACTGCACGGCGAGGCCTACCGCGGCCATGTCTTCTGGGACGAACTGTTCGTGCTGCCCTTCCTCAACCTGCACTTCCCCGAGGTCTCCCGAGCCCTGCTGCGCTACCGCCACCGCCGTCTGGAACAGGCCTGCACCTCGGCCCTGGCAGCGGGTCGCAGGGGCGCCCTGTACCCCTGGCAGAGCGGCAGCGACGGCCGTGAGGAGACCCAGCAACTCCATCTCAACCCCCGCTCGGGCCGCTGGCTGCCCGACAACTCCCGGCTCCAGTTCCACGTCGGCTCGGCCATCGCGTACAACGTGTGGCAGTACTGCGAGGCCAGCGGCGACATGGAGTTCCTGCACACCAAGGGTGCCGAGATGCTGCTCCAGATCGCCCGCTTCTGGGCCGACGCGGCCGTCTGGGACGACAGCCTGCGACGGCACCGCATCAAGGGCGTGGTCGGCCCCGACGAGTACCACGACGCCTATCCCGACGCGACCATGCCCGGCCTCGACGACAACGCCTACACCAACGTCACCGCCGCCTGGGTGCTCTCCCGCGCGCTGGAACTGATCGCCGCCCTGCCGGAACCCCGGCGCCGTGAACTCGCCGAACGTACCGGCCTCGACGGGAGCGAACTGGAGCAGTGGGAGGAGGTCTCCCGCACGCTCCACGTGCCCTTCCACGCCGGTGTCATCAGCCAGTTCGACGGCTACGGCGAGCTCGCCGAGCTCCCCTGGAAGGATTACCGGCACCGTTACGGCGACATCCGCCGCCTGGACCGGATCCTGGAGGCGGAGGGCGACACCGTCAACCGCTACCAGGCTTCCAAACAGGCCGACGTCCTGATGCTCGGCTATCTCTTCGCACCGGCCGAACTGCGGGGTCTGTTCCACCGGTTGGGACTGACGCTCGACGACGACATCTGGCACCGCACCGTCGACTACTACCTGCACCGCACCAGCCACGGCTCCACCCTCAGCGGCCTCGTCCACGGCTGGGTGCTGGCCCGTGCCCGGCGGGCGGAGGCATGGAAGTTCTGCCAGGAAGCCCTCCAGGGCGACATCGCCGACGTCCAGGGCGGCACCACCGGCGAGGGCATCCACCTCGGCGCCATGGCCGGCACCCTCGACCTCATCCAGCGCGGACTGACCGGCCTGGAGACCCGCGACGGAGCGCTCTGGCTCGACCCGGTACCGCTGCCGGAACTCTCCTCGTACGGCTTCGCGGTGCGCTACCAAGGCAATTGGGGCGTACGGCTGCACCTGGAGCGCCGCGAGCTGGACATCGCCGTCCCGTCCTCCGACGTGTCCCCGATCGAGGTACGGCTGACAGACCGCACGGTCGTCATCGAGCCGGGGGAGTCGACACGGCTGGAGCTGCCGGACTGA
- the ppk2 gene encoding polyphosphate kinase 2: MAGNKAEKLPRKTYEKELLRLQTELVQLQEWVRAEGARLVVIFEGRDAAGKGGTIKRVTEHLNPRVARIAALPTPTERERTQWYFQRYVEHLPAGGEIVLFDRSWYNRAGVEHVMGFCTKAEYQLFLRQCPIFERMLVEDGILLRKYWFSVSDEEQQDRFRRRLEDPLRRWKLSPMDLESITRWEEYSRAKDEMLIHTDIAEAPWYVVESDDKRRARVNMIAHLLDSVPYKDVPPPVLELPERPPSTGYERPPRDLQTYVPDHAASL, from the coding sequence ATGGCCGGCAACAAGGCGGAGAAACTGCCGCGCAAGACGTATGAGAAGGAACTGCTGCGGCTGCAGACGGAGTTGGTGCAGCTGCAGGAGTGGGTGCGTGCCGAGGGCGCCCGTCTTGTCGTCATCTTCGAGGGGCGGGACGCGGCGGGCAAGGGCGGCACCATCAAACGGGTCACGGAGCATCTGAACCCGCGCGTGGCGCGGATCGCGGCCCTGCCCACGCCGACCGAGCGCGAGCGCACGCAGTGGTATTTCCAGCGGTACGTCGAGCATCTGCCGGCCGGCGGGGAGATCGTGCTGTTCGACCGCAGCTGGTACAACCGGGCCGGTGTCGAGCATGTGATGGGCTTCTGCACCAAGGCGGAGTACCAGCTCTTCCTGCGGCAATGCCCCATTTTCGAGCGGATGCTCGTCGAGGACGGGATCCTGCTGCGCAAGTACTGGTTCTCGGTCAGCGACGAGGAGCAGCAGGACCGCTTCCGGCGCCGCCTGGAGGATCCGCTGCGGCGCTGGAAGCTGTCGCCGATGGACCTGGAGTCGATCACCCGTTGGGAGGAGTACTCCCGGGCCAAGGACGAGATGCTGATCCACACCGACATCGCGGAGGCGCCCTGGTACGTCGTCGAGAGCGACGACAAGCGCCGCGCCCGGGTGAACATGATCGCCCACCTGCTGGATTCGGTGCCTTACAAGGACGTGCCGCCGCCGGTGCTGGAGCTGCCGGAGCGGCCGCCGTCGACCGGGTACGAGCGCCCGCCGCGCGATCTGCAAACCTACGTGCCGGATCACGCGGCGAGCCTGTAG